A single region of the Triticum dicoccoides isolate Atlit2015 ecotype Zavitan chromosome 2B, WEW_v2.0, whole genome shotgun sequence genome encodes:
- the LOC119365989 gene encoding farnesyl pyrophosphate synthase-like, protein MGALAASIASHVPSGMLSAGLAALAALPNPGELVRKAARLEDELRELLRLNGRGAEARAEQGAGNRAQQTRERFLRAYERLKDELLNDRAFNFDFTEETRQWVAKMLDYNVPGGKLNRGLSVIDSYMLLREGTEVDEEDFYLACVLGWCIEWLQASALVMDDITDNAYTRRDNLCWYKLPTVGLSAINDGVLLKCHVQAIIKRYFKEKFYFMELMELWNEIGLQTAMGQMLDLITTHTGAKDLARYRIQGYRRIVKYKTSYYSFYLPVACALLLNGAKLSDYVELKNVLIEMGVYFQIQDDYLDCFGDPQVIGKVGTDIEDYKCSWLIVQAMELANENEMKILYENYGKSCPECVAAVKNVYKELDLQDIFLEYESRVYKHLVSTIDAEPDGAIREILKIFLKKIYRRKK, encoded by the exons ATGGGGGCGTTGGCGGCGTCGATCGCGTCGCACGTGCCGTCGGGTATGCTGAGCGCGGGGCTGGCAGCGCTGGCCGCGCTGCCGAACCCCGGCGAGCTGGTGCGGAAGGCGGCGCGGCTGGAGGACGAGCTGAGGGAGCTGCTCCGGCTGAACGGCCGTGGCGCCGAGGCGAGGGCGGAGCAGGGGGCCGGCAACAGGGCGCAGCAGACGCGGGAGCGGTTCCTGCGCGCGTACGAGCGGCTCAAGGACGAGCTCCTCAACGACCGCGCCTTCAACTTCGACTTCACCGAGGAGACCAGGCAGTGGGTCGCCAAG ATGCTGGACTACAACGTGCCTGGAG GGAAGCTGAACCGGGGGCTGTCTGTGATCGACAGCTACATGCTGCTGCGGGAGGGCACCGAGGTGGACGAAGAGGACTTCTACCTCGCCTGCGTCCTCGGATGGTGCATCGAATGG CTCCAGGCGTCTGCGCTGGTGATGGATGACATCACGGACAACGCCTACACGAGGCGGGACAACCTCTGCTGGTACAAGCTGCCCACC GTTGGCCTGTCTGCGATAAACGATGGCGTGCTGCTGAAATGTCACGTCCAGGCCATCATCAAGCGCTACTTCAAGGAGAAGTTCTACTTCATGGAACTCATGGAGCTCTGGAACGAG ATTGGGTTGCAAACTGCCATGGGGCAGATGCTGGACCTCATCACCACACACACTGGCGCCAAGGATCTCGCCAGATACAGGATCCAAGG GTACCGCCGCATTGTCAAGTACAAGACATCCTATTATTCCTTCTACCTGCCG GTTGCCTGTGCATTGCTCTTGAATGGCGCGAAATTGAGCGACTACGTCGAGCTCAAAAATGTACTGATTGAGATGGGAGTCTACTTTCAGATACAG GATGACTACCTGGATTGCTTCGGCGACCCTCAAGTTATTGGCAAG GTTGGAACAGACATAGAAGACTACAAGTGCTCCTGGCTAATTGTCCAGGCTATGGAACTGGCTAATGAGAATGAGATGAAAATACTATAT GAAAACTATGGCAAGTCTTGCCCGGAATGTGTTGCGGCAGTGAAAAATGTCTATAAGGAGCTTGATCTTCAG GACATATTCTTGGAGTACGAGTCAAGAGTTTACAAGCACCTAGTTTCAACCATTGACGCCGAACCGGACGGTGCGATTCGGGAGATTTTGAAGATCTTTCTGAAGAAGatttataggagaaagaagtag